A portion of the Cyprinus carpio isolate SPL01 unplaced genomic scaffold, ASM1834038v1 S000006659, whole genome shotgun sequence genome contains these proteins:
- the LOC109063366 gene encoding telomerase-binding protein EST1A-like isoform X2 gives MDEEEGMVRVSVFPPDLRELLPSMKVWSDWMLGHPEKWNPPPCSIQGGPDVWQCLADLCNSLARVYHGEVLLYKADVDGGGDEELRVLQLEEDKMLSGFVPLLAAPQEACYIDQETDAAIAADCKRVTVLKYFLEALCGQEEPLLAFKGGKYISMATPPTPSINTENKAQMQEQEDDVIVEESSLSASEGEIDGKMEGDGSEDDIRELKARRHALTHKLAQQQKRLDKIQAVLQTGGQLEIQIRPFYLVPDTNGFIDHLEGLRKLLACGTYILVVPLIVITELDGLAKGQDSREGISNGAHARQVQERARAAVMFLEKAFEARDPCIRALTSRGNALESIAFRSEDTSGQKGNNDDVILSCCLHYCQDKAKDFMSAERNGPVRLRREVVLLTDDRNLRVKALTRNVPVRDIPAFLIWAKVG, from the exons ATGGACGAGGAGGAGGGGATGGTACGGGTGTCTGTCTTCCCTCCCGACCTCAGAGAGTTGCTACCCAGCATGAAGGTCTGGTCTGACTGGATGCTCGGCCACCCAGAGAAGTGGAACCCTCCTCCCTGCAGTATTCA GGGGGGTCCAGACGTGTGGCAGTGTCTTGCAGATCTGTGCAACTCTTTGGCACGCGTGTATCATGGTGAGGTTTTGCTGTATAAAGCTGATGTAGATGGAGGAGGAGACGAGGAACTCAGAGTCCTACAGCTGGAGGAAGACAAAATGCTCTCTGGCTTTGTCCCACTGCTAGCTGCCCCACAGGAAGCCTGCTATATAGACCAAGAAACAGATGCG gcTATAGCAGCTGACTGTAAGAGAGTGACCGTTCTGAAGTACTTCCTGGAAGCTCTGTGCGGGCAGGAAGAGCCACTGCTGGCTTTTAAAGGAGGAAAGTACATTTCCATGGCAACACCTCCTACACCCAGCATAAACACAGAGAACAAGGCGCAAATGCAAGAACAG GAGGATGATGTCATAGTTGAGGAGTCGTCTCTCTCTGCATCAGAAGGTGAGATCGATGGAAAGATGGAAGGAGACGGAAGTGAGGATGATATCAGAGAGCTGAAGGCACGACGTCACGCTCTCACACACAAGCTGGCACAGCAGCAGAAACGGCTGGACAAGATACAG GCTGTTCTGCAGACAGGTGGGCAGCTAGAGATTCAGATCAGGCCTTTCTATCTGGTCCCGGACACAAACGGCTTCATTGATCATCTGGAGGGGCTGAGGAAGCTTCTGGCCTGTGGGACGTACATCCTGGTTGTGCCTCTTATTG TGATCACAGAGTTGGACGGTCTTGCTAAAGGGCAGGACAGTCGTGAGGGGATCAGTAATGGTGCCCATGCCCGACAGGTGCAGGAAAGAGCCAGAGCAGCAGTCATGTTTCTGGAGAAAGCATTTGAGGCTAGAGATCCCTGCATCAGAGCGCTCACCAGCAGAGGAAACGCACTGGAGTCCATTGCCTTCCGCAGTGAGGACACTTCTGGACAAAAG GGCAACAACGATGATGTCATCCTGTCCTGCTGTCTGCACTACTGTCAGGACAAAGCCAAGGACTTCATGTCTGCTGAGAGAA ATGGGCCAGTGAGGTTGCGCAGGGAGGTGGTCTTGCTCACAGATGACCGCAACCTGCGAGTCAAAGCTCTCACACGTAACGTGCCTGTCCGGGACATCCCAGCATTCCTGATCTGGGCTAAAGTAGGCTGA